A region of the Cricetulus griseus strain 17A/GY chromosome 7, alternate assembly CriGri-PICRH-1.0, whole genome shotgun sequence genome:
atctgtggaggtcagcacaattttcaggagttggttctcttcttctaccctgtggatctggggattgaactcagctttttttggcagcaagcacctttaccagttgagccatctcaccagcccctggtATGGTTGGGTTTGGTGTGGCGgttcaacttttttgtttgttttttgaggcagggcttctgtgtgtagccttggctgtcctggaactcactctgaataccaaactggcctcaaactcacagagaccagcctgcctctgcctcccacattctgggattaaaggcatgtgccaccaccacctgactggtGGTTCAATTTTATAATCCCAGctgttgggaggctgaggcaggatgatccacaagttcaaggcccagcctggtctacagagcaagttccagcttAGTCTAAGCTACAGCGTGAGACCCTGTCACATAAAAacaaggatggatggatggatggaatatggaaggaaagaaagaaggaagggagggagggaggatggatggatggatggatggatggatggatggatggatggaaagatgaATGGCTGGTATGAACACAGATTAAATTACACGTTACTCTGGGAACTTTGGGACCTCTAAAACCTTCTAAGTTGGCATGTGGACAGTCACTTGCACTTCGTTCCAGGAAATGAAGGTTCTGCAGTGCGCAGCTGGAGGCAACGTGAATGTAGAGATGAACGCTGCGCCCAGTGTGGACCTCACCGCCCTGCTGAACAACATGCGAGCCGAGTATGAGGCCCTGGCTGAGCAGAACCGCAAGGACGCAGAGGCAGGGTTCCAAGAAAAGGTGAGGGGAGCCAGACCTGCTCTGTCTATTCCACCCTAGCAGGCCAGACCCAATGTGACCCTGTGCACCCTGTCTTCCAGAGCGCCACGCTGCAGCAGCAGATCTCCAATGACATGGGCGCAGTCACCTCGGCCAGGACGGAGCTGACAGAGCTGAAGCGTTCGCTGCAGACGCTGGAGATTGAGCTGCAGTCACTTTCAGCAACGGTAGGTGCTGATACCAGGCGCCTGCGCTTCCTGATTCCCATAAACCTACAAAAAGCCCTTCTTACCGAAGaccaggttgggggtgggggagggacaggGGACAGGACGGGGGGACGACAGCAGGAAAAGCAtcccaggagacagaaagagaggcagTCTTCCTCAGACTTGACATCGCTGACGATTTTCTTCCTGGATGGCTCCCAgagtttatttcattaaaataaccAGCCTGGTGCCAAGTTCCACTCTGAACATAGTTCATTCATCCCCCAAGAGCACGCTGGGCGGTATTGTTCcagttaaaaataatgataataggACAGGACCAGTGTTATTTGGCCACACAGGCCAGGATAGGTCACACCAACATCTCATAACACTGAGAAAAGTATATTAAGAAAGGgtacacagggctggagagatggctctaccACTCTTCCAGGGACCcaaatttaattcccagcacctcaaTATCCATAGGGCAGCtaacaactgactgtaactccagcctcagggcatctgataccctATTCTGTCTTCTGCAGACATTGCATCCATGagatatatatacatgcaggcaaaacaccaatacacataaaatatttcttaaaggcACACACCAACGCCGACATGGGCACTACCTGCCCTCTCACCCCACAGAGAAAACCTCTTATTTCACAGGGTATTAGCCATCGTGTAAAGGAATACCCAATAAGGGGAAGTGAGGCTTTAAGGTTTTGAACTTTGGTTCACCCTCTCTGACATCTTGCTATttgtcccctcctcttcctcattacCATACTGGTCCCCTTCTTCTTGAATGTTCCTGGAGAGCCCAGTGGCCTCTCCAAATGCAGCAGCCAGTGTCAGTCAGTGTCCTACTACTAGTCTCAGCCCATTGGACCCACGCCAGCCTGTTATGATAAAAATCTTACTACCCAAGTCCCCCTCTTTCTGATGCTAGGATTGAATCAATACAACCTATGTTTGGCAATACACAAAATCATCCTTAAAACTGTAATGCTACTATTGCAATAAAGAAGTAAGATAGGGAactgagagatagctcagttggtaaagtgcttgccagaaGACTATGAGTTTGATCTTTAGAATTcatgtaaaaaagccaggcatggaggcatgagcttgtaatcccagtgctgggaagtagagacaggggaAACCCTAggagccagtctagctgaatcagtgaacCCCAAGCTGCCTTTAAAAGAAtggttaaataaataagtagatatcacctgaagaatgacacccaagggtgtcctctggccaccacatacacacacacacacacacacacagagagagagagaggggggggggtgaagagagagagagagagagaggggggggtgaagagagagagagagagagagagagagagcgcgcattttaaaataaaatgcatttattatatAAACACTGGGCCAAAACCGCCTTCAAAAATGCCAGGCAGAGCCTTGTATCTCCTTATCATAGAGGCTTTATTTCCTGTGATGTAAGAGCTGCAGTCACACcacacaagaaaaggaaaatgacagaCTAGAAGAGGTGATATAGACTGATATCAGAGGTAATAACTACCCagacatatgtatttatatatgacaagagaaagagggaaattaCCGTAATTGAAGCAGGGATCATAGGACAGGACAATTACAATCTATGCAAGGCGAGAGGAAGTAGGGTACTCGTGGGGGCGGTGTGGACACAATGACCTGTGTGTTATGAGCACCAGCCTTGAGAGCCCACCCTGCTACAGGATTCATTCGATCTTAATGCTTTACAAAAGAGGACTTTGTGAATGACAGAAAATTGAAAATgtatcagaaaaagaaacaagagccCAGCAGGCCTAAGAATAGGATGATAAATAGGCTGTTAGGGAGTAAAACTTTGatataacagacacacacacaccaaaaaaaatttAGAATATAAATCATCCCTTGCGGATTTCTTACTGTTCTGTCCCCACaaagtccgtgtgtgtgtgtgtgtgtgtgtgtgtgtgtgtgtgtgtgtgtgtgtatgcacacttaACAGAAATTGTTACCAAAATCTTAACAGTCAAATATCTTACAGGAGGccggtaagatggctcagtgggtaatggtacctgctgccaaggctcataaccagagtttgatcccagggacccatatggtgaaaagaaagaacccaatcctgcaggttgtcctctgacctccacacatttgCTGTGACACATgcctgcctacacacacacacacacacacacacacacacacacctaagtaaatgttaaaataaataaagtcttggTGGTAGGTCACTTATCCCATGTCAGGTCATCCAGTGCCCATTTGCCACCTGGTTAATACCAGGCTCCACCCCCTGCCTTACTGTGTCAGGCCCCTACTTGCCAGGGAATGGTCCTGCAGATGCTGAGTAACCCAGGGCCGGGTACTCTGGTGATTTCATCCTTTGCTATGATCTTTGATATGTCAGAAACACTCGCTGGAGTGCTCCCTGGCGGAGACCGAGGGCAACTACTGCTCGCAGCTGGCGCATATCCAGGCTCAGATCAGcgccctggaagagcagctgcaCCAGGTCAGGACCGAGACCGAGGGCCAGAAGCTGGAACACGAGCAGCTGATGGACATCAAGGCCCACCTGGAGAAGGAGATCGAGACCTACTGCCGTCTCATAGACGGAGACGAAAAGTAAGACCATTGGGAAGCCCCCCACCACAGCCATGCTCTACCCCTTAGCCTTCCACACTTTTAGCCTGCCATTTTTTCTCTCCCACTGTACGAGCCCATGTCCTTTTGCTTCTAGAGTCATTTCCTCTATGTTTTAAACATCGCAGAGCCCCCTTATCGGCCTCAGATGACTCCCATCATTCCTGTACAAGTTCCTCACCATTTTCCATGTTATAGCATTGTGACTTCAAAATTTTCCTGACTCCCGTCCCTCCCCCAAGCCCCTGAAGATGCCTCCAGGACACATTCTATATGTATGTGCGACTCCTGGGTCATTCATTGCATATTTCATATGTGTCTCTCTTAAGCTAATGCATATTTCTTAAGTTTTTAATTCTTGGACTTAAAAACATCAGATGGGAAGGACTGGGAAGGGGCTCAGTCGCTAAGGTTCCTGCTGCATGAGGACCCAGCTTTGGTCACCAGCACCTGTGTAAAGGCTGAGTGTAGTGGTTCGAGCCTGTCACTCCACACCAGGGATCACGGTAGAGACTGGATGCTGGGTGCTCACCGGCCGGTCAATCTAGCTGATATGTGAGCtgtaggttcagtgagagactctgtctcaaaaaaaaaaaaaatgatggaggGCCTAGAGAGATGTCTGAGgggttaagagcccttgttgctcttgcagaggacagggttCAGCTCTCAGCACCTGCAGGGTTCACagcaatctgtaactccagttcctgggaaacTGATGCCCTTTCTAGACTCAGAGGGCACTGTGTGCACATACATCCAAGTAAAACActcacactcataaaataaaaataaataaatctctctttAAAACTAAGGttgaaaacaataaaggaagatTCCTGATGCCAacctacacacacccacactcacaaacacatcaacactcagacacactcacacacatacatttgcacgcacacaatacacactcagacacacacttacacacacattcacacacacacatacacattcacacacacacacacacacatgccatcacCACcgtcaccaaaaacaaacaaacaaacaaaaccctctctTTAGATAACCTGTAatcacttcctcctccttcacACGAAATCCTACTATTTTCCTCAGTAGTAAACACTGAGATCTGTTGAATCAGTATTTTAATGAAAAGTTTCCAAAGGGATCATAAACagcaatgtaaaataataaacttttctttcttccagttcCTGCTCCAACTTTGAATCTGGAAGCTCAGGGAATTCATCCAAAGGTAATGAAAACCTCTTTTATTTCTGTGGCAGAAAATCCCTTCCCGTCAATATCGATCACACATGGTAGCCAACCGGACAGCTAAGTGGTTTTAACTACTGGAAATGTTCTCTAGACACCCCAAAATCTTACTATAAACCTGTAACACTCCCTCCCCAATGTGTGTGAAACAGTGCGAGGAGCCCAACAGTGTGCTCCTCCCACCCATAATCTTCTGGGAAGAATTCGTGCATTcacctctgttttcttctctagaTTTATCCAAAACCACGCTGGTAAAGGCGGTGGTTGAAGAAATAGATCAGCGCGGTAAGGTTCTGTCATCGAGAATTCACTCCATCGAGGAAAAGATGTCTAAGATAAGCAACGGCAAGGCTGACCAGAGGGCTCCATTCTAGGTCTCACGCTAAAGGATGGAATAACTGGCAGGGCGGAGCCGGCACAGCTACACACTATTCTAAATCTCAGGGAGAATGGAAACACTTTCTACTGTTATGGATGAGTGACCTGTGGCAAAATACCTGTTTTCTTGGTGACTTTCGCATGATGTTGGGTGTTTCtgttccaaataaataaaataattgatggGCACACACTTCCATTTGCTGGTGGTTGATATTGAGTTGTGATTTATTGTCACCCCTTAGGAAGACCCTTATGGAaaacattttcactgaatttCACTCTAGTTTTCAATAACTATCAATACGATCTCTAGGCCCACCATGTCTCTGCACAGATAAACTATCTGTGAACGTTCAGAAAGTTCTCCTGCAACTGACACACTCCACCACTAGATGGCGCGAGTCTAGTATTTTTgtcaagaacctgtctcaagatcACACACAAACTAAAGGACCATTCCCAGTCTGgggcagaaaaaaataacaactctGAAGCACGTGTTGATGACTTTTCCAGAACAGACTATAGAAGCTTTACCTCGTGAAGGCCCAGACATAAATATTTTAGGCATCGCAGATCATAGGTCTATTGCAACTTCCCATTTTCATAACTGCTGTTAAGAGAAAAAGCCATAGGTTGATGGGCACAAGTACTTCGGATAAAACTTTACTTAGAGGCACTGAGATTTTTTAATTGCAAATAAAGTTTCATGAAATAATATTCTTtcgggggagctaggagaatgagaaggggagaagaggagggatgcagaggacatgagggagcagaaaggttgagtcgggggaagaatagaaggaaacaagaatggagataccataatagagggagacattttaggcttacagagaaatcaggcactagagaaaagtctggagatctacaaaaatgataccagctaacaatctaagcaccagaggagaggctaccttaaatgccctcccctgataatgagattgatgactgacgtatatgccaccagatagccctcatccaacagctgatggaagtagaagcagacacccacaactaatcactgaattgaactggaatccagatgcagagaaggacgagtgaagagcaaagggatccagaccaggctggtgaaacccacagaaacagctgacctgaacaatgggagctcttgctccccagactgatagttgggataccagcatggggctgatccagaccccaggaacatgggtttcagtgaggaaaccggAAATTTACGGGACCTTCtgttcttatccctagcacaggtgtggaatttgtgagcccattccatatagaggaatactccctgagtcaagaaacacggggtgggggggtggacctaggccctattccaaaggttacaatagactctgatgacatcctatggaaggcctcaccatccaggggaagcagaaaggatatgtgataggtagggatttagttggggatgatgggagggagaaggggactggggttgtcatgtaaaacaatcctgtttctaattcaaaaaaatctaaaaaaaaaatattctttccaTGTTTTCAACTGTTTAAAATGTATAAGCCAGGAACTAAAGAGGCTCAGCCAATTAAGATCATTGGCtgctggttcaattcccagcacccacacatggctcacaaccatctctaactccagttccaagggatctaagtCCCTCTTTGGGCTCCTGGGGTACCAGGAAGACATGTGTTCagacatacaaacaggcaaaacacccatacccataaaatatAAACTCCATTGTTAGCGTGGGGCTGTACAAGAATGCATCACGTCAGCTCTCACTCCCTCCCCACACCAAGACCAGAAAGTGTGTGATCTCTAAGGTCACTGAGCAGTCCTGCCTTAGGAAAGCTGCTCTTTTATCTCTCAGATATCTTCCTGATCTCATTGGGAAGCTCCATTCCACCCAACAACTCAACAGCTCCATGGAGTTCAAAAAAGTGGAGAAAACAATCAAATGCTTACAAATTTTCTGCCCAAATGCATCACATGAAGCAAGCTCTAGAAGTTATGAGGAGATGACTTCTAAACGCTCGGGGCAGCTTCATAACTTGGAAGACTGTGAAATGAAATTGCAAGTGTGAGGTCCCCGTGTTCAAAACTTGTGGCATTGAAGGGTCTAGAATAGGatgctctttgttttcttcttcaattatgtctttgttgttgttttgtttgtcaagacagggtttctctgtgtaacagccctggctgtcctggcactcactctgtagaccaggctggcctcaaactcagggatccacctgcctctgcctatgctgggattaaagatgtgtgccaccacagcccacagATCTTTCAATTATGTTCCTGATTTATCCTagtttttttatgattttgttttggggagggttttttgtttgttttgcttttgttttatggcCTTTTGCTATTTAATATCATTctaagtaaagagaaaaaaataaaatttaggttATTGCATACATCTACCACTTGCTTTTATGCCATGAAATCCCAGTTTtaaatcaaaataccaaaattaTATAATTCACATTTTATAGCTCATTTACACATATGTATTTTGTTCTTACCAAACAatggaaatacaaaacaaaacaaaacaaaacaaagaaatcaactatttttatttcacttgctgttgtttggtttggttgggtttgagtttgtttggtttgggtttggttttttgtttgttcagcCTAGTTTTTGTTTTAGATAGAGCTTTGGTtagcctggaacccactatgcagaccagactggcctcgaactcacagaggcctgcaaGCTTTTGCTTCTTCAGAGTTAGGATTAAAGTCAAgcaccaccacatctagctaTAGACCTCAGAAAGGTTTATACATACTAGATTTCTTCAGTCATTCAGATGCTTGGAATATCCATGACATTTGATGTAAGTTCTAGATTGCATGGAAAACCTGGCTCCCTGAGATTGCCAGAGACCCATATTACCCCATCTTGGAGGCTAAATACCAAACATTTCCCCACTTTAAGTATGATTGGACCCCCTAGCATCATTGTTAACCAGAACCCAATGCACACAAGCATTGCTTATGCTCTGTGCTACAGAGCAGTGTAAACCACTACAGACAAATGGTTCACACACTCCCGGGTGCACTGGCATGCCCCACAGTCCCTCAGAATTCACTTCTCAGAGCATGAGTTTAGAGACCCAATTACTGAGAATTTCAAGTTAGCAACAGAGAGCACTGGGCCAAGTTCGGGACTCTTCTAACAGAGTCTTTGTGTGTGGAGCCTGCGAAACAACTCCTGCCTTGCAGGTGTGCTCAGAGGCCAACAAGCTTTGAAAACACTGTCTTCGTGGGATTCCCTTTGTGTAGGAACGCCCAGGAAGACTCGGGAGTACAGGACACACTTTGCAGGCAGTGAGAGTGCTGTTGGCACAGAAAGTCTCAAAGGAAAGCAAAACTCTCTAATTCTTTGCCTTTGCCGAAGAAATAACCTGAATTCCCCAGGTATCTATTCACAAAGCAATGGATATAGACTTAACCCCAGTGAATCTCCTTTAAGTTCTGTTGAGTTTGCAGGGTGGAAGGAAACACGCCATGCTCGGACTTCCTAGAAAATGACTATGCCATTCAATTCTGAGCTTTTCCTGTCCCAGCAGAAGTTAGGGTACCTGGGGTCTGAAGGAGTTCTGATGACGGACACATGTTCTTCCCCAGTCTCTGAAGAGCCCCACTTCTTTTTACTATAGTGGGTTTGAATACTTCAAGGTTCTAAAGAATCAATATCCATCTGAAGGAGAAGGAATTGGACCACTCTTCTTGGACagttaattggtgtgtgtgtgtgtgtgtgtgtgtgtgtgtgtgcatgtgtgtgttggttgACTGGTTTGGTTTTGTAACTTCATGTTGTTGTTAACACAAGATCTCATTCTGTGCCCCAGGCCTAGCTCACTatataacctaggctggcctcaaactcataacaaTCCCCTTGCCTCAATACTGGGAGAACAGGCTTGTGCCATCACAGCTAGCTCTAAGCATTTAGATGTTACAAAGGAAACCACAGGTGACCAAGATGCATGTGAGCCCTTTGCAGGAAGTAAATTACACTAGCTTCCCTTGAGTAGCTTCCATGGGGTATTATATGCTATTTAATGTGCTTTCAAATGTGTTCCATGGGGCATGATAAGCTGTTTAATATGCTCCTGGGCCGTGTTCCATACTTTGAGATTTCGTGGTTGCAGAATACAGTTTTCCTCTGGACACTGGTTTTCCCTGAACTTCACATTTCCTGTGACTATGTCTCATTTCTATTGTCGCATTCCCAAGTTTCTCTAACTTTTTCTGCTATCCCTTTTCATGCATTTTAAGTGATTTTGAAGTGAGAGATGATATATTCATCTGTTTGCAGGCACAAAATGTTCTGGTGTTATAGAGGAATACTGTCCATTTCTACATTTTCTTATTCATATGTATTAGCGTTTTGTCATTTGCTAATGAAACGTGGATGGAATGTAAATAGTCATGTTAAACAAAAACcggattcagaaaaacaaatattgcaTATTCTCTCATAGGCAGCATCTAGATTTCAAAAACATACAAACCATGAAAGCAAATGAGGGGCTATGTGAGAGAAAAGGGAACAAGACATGTATGAAATGTGATCATGGAACCCACCATGTATGAAATGTAATCATGAAACCCACCATTTAACACATTAACTAAAATACATTAGCTTTTAAAGGGTGTTGGTTTAGTTTCTAAAGTTTCCCTTCTCGTTTCTCCCACCCAACTTGTACTCTGTCCTCCTCCGTCTCTATGATCTGGTCAGgagctctctctcctccatcaTCTCTATGATCCGACCAGGagctccctcctccatctctatgGTCTGGTCAGCTGGCTCCCTCCATCATCTCTATGGTCTGGTCAGCTGGCTCCCTCCATCATCTCTATGGTCTGGTCAGCTggctccctcctccatctctatgGTCTGGTCAGCTggctccctcctccatctctatgGTCTGGTCAGCTggctccctcctccatctctatgGTCTGGTCAGCTGGCTCCCTCCATCATCTCTATGGTCTGGTCAGCTggctccctcctccatctctatgGTCTGGTCAGCTGGCTCCCTCCATCATCTCTATGGTCTGGTCAGCTggctccctcctccatctctatgGTCTGGTCAGCTggctccctcctccatctctatgGTCTGGTCAGCTggctccctcctccatctctatgGTCTGGTCAGCTggctccctcctccatctctatgGTCCGGTCAGCTGGCTCCCTCCATCTCTATGATCTGGTCAGCTGGCTCCCTCCATCATCTCTATGGTCTGGTCAGCTGGgtcagctggctttctcctcctGCTGCATCACTTCACCTGGGACTGCTCTTGGGAAAGG
Encoded here:
- the LOC100769462 gene encoding keratin, type I cytoskeletal 28 isoform X2; the encoded protein is MSLRFSGGSRHVGLQSGSLRPSSVGAGFAGSNAGGSSAAGSGFSWALGGPLSSAPGGSHATGTLGNAAGVGFVGNEGGLLSGNEKVTMQNLNNRLASYLDSVKALEEANAELERQIKNWHEKYGPGSCRGLDQDYSQYHLTIEDLKSKIISSTAANANIILQIDNARLAADDFRLKYENELTLHQNVEADINGLRRVLDELTLCRTDQELQYESLSEELTYLKKNHEEEMKVLQCAAGGNVNVEMNAAPSVDLTALLNNMRAEYEALAEQNRKDAEAGFQEKSATLQQQISNDMGAVTSARTELTELKRSLQTLEIELQSLSATKHSLECSLAETEGNYCSQLAHIQAQISALEEQLHQVRTETEGQKLEHEQLMDIKAHLEKEIETYCRLIDGDENSCSNFESGSSGNSSKDLSKTTLVKAVVEEIDQRGKVLSSRIHSIEEKMSKISNGKADQRAPF